In the Stakelama saccharophila genome, GTCGGCGCTGCGCGGCGTTTCGTGCGGTCAGCGTTCCTCGACATAGTTCGTGAGTTCGTTGCCGAGCAGGCGAACGACGTGCAGCACGTTGGTGCTGCCCGGCGTGCCGAAGGGAACGCCGGCGCACAGCACGACCCGGTCGCCGGCTTCGGCGACGTGGTGGCGCAGTGCCATGCGCTTGGCCTTGGCCACCATTTCCTCGAACGATTCGACGTCGCGGGTGTGCACGGCGTGCACGCCCCATAAGAGGCCCAGCCGGCGCGCCGTTTCCTTCTTCGGCGTCAGCACCATGATCGGCACCGACGGGCGTTCGCGCGCAATCCGGCGGGCGGTGGAGCCCGACAGGGTGAAGCAGATGATCGCCTTCGCCGTGACGGTTGCGGTGATCGATTTCGCTGCTTCGGCGAGCGCGTCGGCGGTGGTGGGATCGGGATGCAGCACGGTGAAGTGGACGCGGTCGCCGTGGGCGGGATCGCGTTCCACCGCCTCGGCGATCGAATTCATCATCGCCACCGATTCCACCGGCCAGTCGCCAGCCGCGCTTTCGGCCGACAGCATGATCGCGTCGGCGCCGTCATAGACCGCGGTGGCCACGTCGGAAACCTCGGCCCGGGTGGGGGTGGGCGACTGTATCATCGATTCGAGCATCTGCGTCGCGACGATCACCGGCCGGCCGAGCCGGCGGGCGGTTTCCACAATGCGTTTCTGCAGCGGCGGAACCGATTGCGGCGGCAGTTCGACGCCGAGGTCGCCGCGCGCCACCATGACGCCGTCGCACAGCTCGACGATCTCCTCGATCCGCGCCACCGCGCTGGGCTTTTCGATCTTGGCGAGCAGGGCGGCGCGGCCCTGGATCAGCTTGCGGGCCTCGGCCAGATCCTCCGGGCGCTGCACGAAGCTGAGCGCCACCCAGTCGACGCCCTGTTCCAGCGCGAAGGCGAGGTCGGACCGGTCCTTGTCGGTCAGCGCCGCCATCGGCAGCACCACGTCGGGCACGTTCAGCCCCTTGGCATTGGACAGCGTGCCGCCGACCTCCACCTCGGTGACGATGCGGTCCTCGTCATGCTCGGTGACGCGCAACACCATCTTGCCGTCGTCGAGCAGCAGGCGCGCATCGGTTTCGATCGCCTGGAAGATTTCCCGGTGGGGAAGCTGGACCCGGTGTTCGTCGCCGGGGGCGGGGTCGCGATCGAGGACGAAGACAGCGCCCTTTTTCAGCGCCACCTTGCCGTCTTCGAACCTGCCGACGCGCAGCTTGGGACCCTGAAGGTCGGCCAGGATCGTGGTCGGCCGTCCCATCGTCTTTTCCAGCGCGCGGATCGCCCGGATCAGCGGCACCTTCGATTCCTGGTCGCCGTGGCTCATGTTGATGCGAAAGGCATCGGCGCCGGCCTTGAACAGCTTTTCGACCATCTCGGGCGTGCTGCTGGCCGGGCCGAGCGTGGCCAGGACGCGAACCTTGCGGGAGCGGGGCGGGGTGACCTGGGTCATGGGGAGAAAGTCCTTGGCTTGTGCGGGCCCGGCTCTACCCCATATCGCTGATCAATCAACCGTGGAGGGATGAAATGGCCGATCTGAAAACGCTGGACGACCGAATCGCGGCCGATGCCTTTCGCCGCCTGGTCGGCCATCTGCGCCACCGCACCGATGCGGAGAATATCGACCTGATGGGGCTTGCCGGTTTCTGCCGCAACTGCCTGTCCGACTGGATCCGGGAAGCGAGCGAGAAGGCCGGCGATCCGATCGACAAGGCCACCGCGCGGCGCATCATCTATGGCATGCCCTATGCCGAATGGAAGGCGAAGCACCAGGGCGACGCGACGCCCGAACAGCTCGATCGGATGAAAGCGAGCATGGAGCGCAATCCCTCCGACGCGGAACTGGACGAAGCGCTCGCCGCGAGCTTTCCGGCGAGCGATCCGCCGTCGATGACCGACCCCGCGCGCTGAGGCGCATATCGCTCTTGAGCAGTGCGGCCGGCTCGCTTAATGCCGCGGTCCGGTTCGCCGCTGGCGATCAATTCATGGACTTCAAGTAAAGGACGGAAGACTTTGATGGCTTCGATGGCTGATGAGAATGCAGGTGAAGGCAACGTGGCGGCGGATGAGCTTCGACTTCTGATCGAACGCGCCGAACGTCTCGAGGAAGAAAAGAAGGGTATCAGCGATGACATTAAGGACGTCATGGCTGAAGCCAAGAGCCGGGGCTACGATGCGAAGGCTATCCGAAAAATCCTGGCGATCAGAAAGAAAAAGAAAGAAGAATATCAGGAAGAAGAAGCGATTCTCGAAACGTACATGCATGCTTTAGGAATGTTGTAATATCAATACCTGAGTCACCGGCTATCTTGATAAATTTGTTGGTACAATCGAAGAGTCTCTGGATCGCCTGCCTTCAATAGTGAAAGAAGCTCTGTCAATTTCTCATTAAATTCTCTTCGGACGACAATCATGGCTTTCATCGTGTCTTCGGTGATCGTTAGTACCCATTTCAAAGCCAATGACAGATCGCCGAGATTCTTCGACGTAACCAACAAATCTTCACCTGTTTTTGGATGGATGATACGATTTCTGACTTTGATCGCAGACCGGAGGCAGGACCAACCCTCGCCCGAGAAATCTATAACGAGTTCCGGCGCAATCTTTTGCGCTTGTTTCCCAGTGTATCGGATTGCCGTCAAAAGCCCCATTGGTTGAAATCGTTCGACCAGATCGCCCTTGTCGTTCACGGCGTAAATTCTATCTCTGAAGGCGAGATCGGCTAAAGACGTGAGTTCACCCAGATGATCCGCAGCCTCCCGAACACTTTCTTTCATTTCCCAGACTACGCCCTCCAAAACCGCAAAATTGCTTCGGATCAGATTTCGCCGATGGGCCTGATTATCGGACTGCTTCAGCAATTCCTCCGCGATGGAAGCGTCCATAATCAGCGTTCTGAGCAAACTGGGAATGATATCAGCCATGTGATCCACGCTCATCGATTGCCATCAACCGTTTGATTGCCGTGCGAACTTATATTGCGCAACCTTTCCACAGTAGCACGAGGAGGCACCGATGATTCTGACGACGACCCCCAGCATCGAGGGAAGGACGATCGACCGCTATCACGGGGTCGTGACCGGCGAGGTGATCATCGGCGCCAACATCTTTCGCGACCTGTTCGCCGGCATCCGCGACATCGTCGGCGGGCGTTCGGGCGGCTATGAACGCGCGCTGGGCGATGCCCGCGAGGAAGCGTTCAAGGAACTTTCCGCCAAGGCGACCGACCTGGGCGGCAACGCGGTGGTCGGCATCGACATCGATTACGAGGTGATCGGCGAGCGCGGCTCGATGCTGATGGTATCGGTGTCGGGTACGGCGGTGACGGCCGGCGGTTAGGACTGGTTCCCGTCGGCGGCGCGGATGCTTCTCGACCGCGCCCGAAGCGAACGGATATCGAATCGCGGCGTTCGGCCCGCGCTTGTCGAATGGCCGCTATTTCTTCTAAGGCGAAAGAGACGGCGCGCAAGCCAGACCGCCCTCCGTCGCCCTGAGCCTGTCGAAGGGCTGTCCCGTCCTTTCTGTTCGACGAAAGGCAGTGCTTCGACAAGCTCAGCACGAACGGGCGGGGGTTGCAGGCGGCGCCAGTTACCGAACAAGCCGGATGATCTTCGGCTCGAACAGCTAAGGTTTCCAATGGCAGGTCATTCCAAGTTCAAGAACATCATGCACCGCAAGGGCGCGCAGGATAAGAAGCGCTCGGCGATGTTTTCCAAGCTTTCCCGCGAAATCACCGTCGCGGCGAAGATGGGCATGCCCGATCCCGACATGAACCCGCGCCTGCGGGCCGCCGTCAACGCGGCCAAGGCGCAGTCCATGCCCAAGGACAATATCCAGCGCGCGATCGACAAGGCGACGGGCGGCGACACCGATTCCTACGAGGAAATCCGCTATGAGGGCTTCGGCCCCGGCGGCGTGTCGCTGATCGTCGAGGCGCTGACCGACAACCGCAACCGCACCGCGACCAACGTGCGCACCGCGATCACCAAGAATGGCGGCAATATGGGCACGGCCGGATCGGTCAGCCACGGTTTCGACCGGCTGGGCCTGATCACCTATCCGGCGAGCGTCGGCGGCGAGGAAAAGGTGCTCGAGGCGGCGCTGGAAGCGGGCGCCGACGACATCGCCTCCAGCGACGACGGCCACGAGATCTGGACCGAGCAGGAAATGCTGCACGAGGTCGCGGCGGAGCTGGAAAAGTCGCTGGGCGAGGCGGAAAGCGTGAAGCTCGCATGGCGCCCGCAGACCATGGTCGAGGTAAGCGAGGGCGATGCGCAGACGCTGTTCAAGCTGATCGACGCGCTCGACGACGATGACGACGTGCAGACCGTGTGGGGCAATTACGACGTCCCCGACGAGGTCATGGAGAAGCTGGGTTGAGCGCTCCCCTCCCGCTTGCGGGAGGGGTTGGGGGAGGGCGTGATGCAGGTCCGACGCCGTTCCCGTCGCGCGACATTTTCCCTCCCCTGACCCTTCCCGCAAGCGGGAGGGGAATGTGATCATCCTGGGCCTCGATCCCGGGCTGGGGACCACCGGCTGGGGACTGATCCGCGCCGAGGGCAATCGGCTGTCGCACCTCGCCAACGGACATCTCAAGACCGAGACGAAGGCGCCGCTGCCGCGCCGGCTGGCGCATCTCTACGCGATGGTGTCGGCGCTGGTCGCCGACCACGCGCCCGATACCGCGGCGGTGGAGGAGGTCTTCGTCAATGCCAATCCGCAATCCACGCTCAAGCTCGGCCAGGCGCGCGGCGTCGTGCTGGCGGCGGCGGCGCGCGGCGGCATGGACGTCGGCGAATATGCCGCGCGGCTGGTGAAGAAGGCGGTGGTCGGCGTCGGCAATGCCGACAAGACCCAGGTCCACGCGATGGTCCGGCGCCTGCTGCCTGGCGCGGAGATCGCCGGCGCCGATGCCGCCGACGCGGTGGCGGTGGCGATATGTCATGCGCACCACCTGGCCAGTGCGAGGGTGCGCGCCTGATCGCCGCGGTCGCGACGGACAAGCTGCCCGACCGTCATCCCGCGCAGGCGGCGATCCAGATGCTCGAACCCGGTCGAAAGAATATCGCCGCCAGCGAATATGGATTCCCGCCTTCGCGGGAATGACGAACACACGGGGTCGAAACCGATCTTCCAATCCGGTCGCGCGCCTTTTGCCTTTCCTATACCGTATCGTTCCGCTTATGTGCCGCGGGTGATGATCCGCTTCGCCTTCTGTCGCCGCACCTGCCGCTCGCTCGCTTTGGGGCAAGCGAGGGCGAGGGGGGACGTGTCGCCAACTTTCGCGGAGGCGCGGCGATGATCGCGCACCTGAAGGGGCGGCTCGAATCGAGCGGGGCCGATCATGCGGTGATCGAGGTGAACGGCGTCGGCTATCTGGTCGGCGCGTCGGTGCGTACGCTGGAGACGCTGGGGCCGGTGGGCGAGTTCGTCACCGTGCATACCGAAATGCTGGTCGCGGAGGATTCGATCCGGCTGATGGGCTTCGCCACGGCCGAGGAACGCGACTGGTTCCGGCTGCTGACGAGCGTGCAGGGCGTCGGCGCGCGGGTCGCGCTGGCGATCCTGTCGGTGCTCGCGCCCGACGAATTGCACCGCGCGGTCGCGGGCGGCGACAAGGCGATGGTCGCGCGCGCCAACGGCGTCGGGCCGAAGCTGGCCCAGCGCATCGTCAACGAGTTGAAGGACAAGGTGGGTGCGGCGGCGTTCGGAGCAGGGCCGGCGGCGAGCGCCCCCGCCGCGGGCGCCTCGGCCGATGCGGTATCGGCGCTGCTCAACCTGGGCTTCAGGTCGGCCGAGGCGTCGGCGGCGGTGAAGGCGGCGGAAGACGAGGCGGGCGCCGGGGCATCGCTCGACGCGCTGGTCCGCCTCGCGCTCAGAAAGGCGGCGAAGTGATGTTCCCCTCCCGCTTGAGCCGCGCGGACGCAGTGCTTCGTGGAACCCGTTGCGGGCGGGGCCGGGGGGAAGGCATGACGGGTCGTATGTCTAATGCGTTTTCTCCGTCCCTCCCCCGACCCCTCCCGCAAGTGGGAGGGGAGGGATGACCGACAGCGACCGCATCCTGACCAGCCAGCGCCGCCCCGAGGACGTGGATGCCGCACTGCGCCCCAAAAGCCTCGACGAATTCGTCGGGCAGCAGGGCGCACGCGACAATCTGCGCGTCTTCATCGACGCGGCGAAGGCGCGCGGCGATGCGCTGGACCATGTCCTGTTCTTCGGTCCGCCGGGCCTCGGCAAAACAACGCTGGCGCAGATCATCGCGCGCGAGCTGGGCGTGGGATTTCGCGCGACCTCCGGCCCCGTGATCGCCAAATCGGGCGATCTCGCGGCGCTGCTGACGAATCTGGAAGAAGGCGACGTCCTGTTCGTCGACGAGATCCACCGGCTCGCGCCCGCGGTGGAGGAGGTGCTCTATCCGGCGATGGAGGACCGCGCGCTCGACCTGATGATCGGCGAGGGGCCGTCGGCCAGGAGCGTGCGGATCGACCTGCCGAAGTTCACACTCGTCGGCGCCACGACGCGCCAGGGACTATTGACGACGCCGCTCAGGGACCGGTTCGGCATCCCCGTCCGGCTGAATTTCTATTCGGTCGCCGAGTTGCAGAAGGTGGTGACGCGTGCGGCGGGGCTGCTCGACCTGCACGTCGCGCCCGAGGGAGCGGCGGAGATCGCCAGGCGCTCACGCGGGACGCCGCGCATCGCCGGACGGCTGCTGCGCCGGGTGCGCGATTTCGCCAATGTCGCGGGCGAGGAGACGGTCGGCGCGAAGGTCGCCGATGCCGCGCTCAACCGGCTGGAGGTCGATTCGCTGGGGCTGGACGCGATGGATCGGCGCTATCTGGGCATGATCGCCGACATCTATCGCGGCGGGCCGGTGGGCGTGGAGACACTGGCCGCGGGCCTGTCGGAACCGCGCGACACGATCGAGGAAGTGATTGAGCCCTATCTGATCCAGTTGGGGCTGGTGGCGCGAACGGCGCGCGGGCGCTGCCTTAACGGGCCGGCGTGGAAGCATCTCGGCATCGAACCGCCGCAGGGCGCACAGGACGGGCTGTTCGATCAGGGATCGGGCGCTGAAATCTGATGCGCCGTATCCGAGGCGGTTGGGCTGAGTTTGGCTTTGTTCTGCCCTTTCTGCGGGAGAAGAACACAGCAGCCCCCTTCGACTGCCTTGCCAAGGCAGGCGCTCAGGACAGCCCTTCGACAAGCTCAGGGCAAGCGGTTTGGTTTAGCGCTTATGTTTCGGCGCTGGGTTCCTCCGCTTGCGGGGGCGGGTCAGGGTAGGAAATAGACGATCGCGCCCGAGAGCAGGCCGATAATTCCGGTCGCGATCAGCGTCAGGATGCGGGTCAGGATCGAACCCTGGCGGCGCTGGGCGAAGCGTTTGCGATCGGCGGGCTTGGCGAATTTCAGCTCAATGCCGCCCGCCGCGACACCGCCGAGCCCGGTGAACACGACCGTAACGACCGCCCCGAGCAGGGTCTCGGTCAGGATGGCGATCGGCAGGATCAGCGCGATGGGTGCGGCGATGGCGAGGGCGGAAGCGAGCTTGGCGCGGTCCACCAGCGCCTTTTCGACCGGCGCGATGGTGATGAGGTCGGGCGAGTCCTCGGCCGAAATGGCGAGCCAGGTGAAGCTGCCGACCAACTGCCCCGCGATCGCGACGCTGAGGAAGGACAGCATCGGCGAGACCGGCACGCCGTTCGCACTCCTGAACCCGACGAACATCAGCGGCGCAAGATAGACGAGGCGCAGGACGATCGAAAAGGCGATGGCCGGATCGCGCAGCAGCAGCCGCGATTCCTTGCGGAAGACGGCGCCGAACAGGGTGGGGCGGAAATGGCGGGCGATCCCCTTTCGCGACACCTTGCCGCGGCCGCCATGGTTCGCGGCATCCTGAACGCCGCGCACGAACCAGCGCTGGAACAGATAGCCGGTGATCACGAACACCAGGATCGCGCCAGCGAGCATCGCCAGCATCGGACCCGGCTCGCCAAAGGTGGCGCGGCCCGGCAGGCCGCCCCACCAGCCATCGGTGACGCCGCTGTCGCGAATATGGCGGAAGATGACGGCCATGCGCGATTCGCGGTCGTCATGGTCGTTCATCAGTTGCGAGGCGAGGAACAGCGCGCCGCCCAGCAGACCGGCGACGATCTGGCCCACGGTGCGCGCC is a window encoding:
- the pyk gene encoding pyruvate kinase, yielding MTQVTPPRSRKVRVLATLGPASSTPEMVEKLFKAGADAFRINMSHGDQESKVPLIRAIRALEKTMGRPTTILADLQGPKLRVGRFEDGKVALKKGAVFVLDRDPAPGDEHRVQLPHREIFQAIETDARLLLDDGKMVLRVTEHDEDRIVTEVEVGGTLSNAKGLNVPDVVLPMAALTDKDRSDLAFALEQGVDWVALSFVQRPEDLAEARKLIQGRAALLAKIEKPSAVARIEEIVELCDGVMVARGDLGVELPPQSVPPLQKRIVETARRLGRPVIVATQMLESMIQSPTPTRAEVSDVATAVYDGADAIMLSAESAAGDWPVESVAMMNSIAEAVERDPAHGDRVHFTVLHPDPTTADALAEAAKSITATVTAKAIICFTLSGSTARRIARERPSVPIMVLTPKKETARRLGLLWGVHAVHTRDVESFEEMVAKAKRMALRHHVAEAGDRVVLCAGVPFGTPGSTNVLHVVRLLGNELTNYVEER
- the ruvC gene encoding crossover junction endodeoxyribonuclease RuvC, whose product is MIILGLDPGLGTTGWGLIRAEGNRLSHLANGHLKTETKAPLPRRLAHLYAMVSALVADHAPDTAAVEEVFVNANPQSTLKLGQARGVVLAAAARGGMDVGEYAARLVKKAVVGVGNADKTQVHAMVRRLLPGAEIAGADAADAVAVAICHAHHLASARVRA
- a CDS encoding YebC/PmpR family DNA-binding transcriptional regulator; the encoded protein is MAGHSKFKNIMHRKGAQDKKRSAMFSKLSREITVAAKMGMPDPDMNPRLRAAVNAAKAQSMPKDNIQRAIDKATGGDTDSYEEIRYEGFGPGGVSLIVEALTDNRNRTATNVRTAITKNGGNMGTAGSVSHGFDRLGLITYPASVGGEEKVLEAALEAGADDIASSDDGHEIWTEQEMLHEVAAELEKSLGEAESVKLAWRPQTMVEVSEGDAQTLFKLIDALDDDDDVQTVWGNYDVPDEVMEKLG
- the ruvB gene encoding Holliday junction branch migration DNA helicase RuvB, producing MTDSDRILTSQRRPEDVDAALRPKSLDEFVGQQGARDNLRVFIDAAKARGDALDHVLFFGPPGLGKTTLAQIIARELGVGFRATSGPVIAKSGDLAALLTNLEEGDVLFVDEIHRLAPAVEEVLYPAMEDRALDLMIGEGPSARSVRIDLPKFTLVGATTRQGLLTTPLRDRFGIPVRLNFYSVAELQKVVTRAAGLLDLHVAPEGAAEIARRSRGTPRIAGRLLRRVRDFANVAGEETVGAKVADAALNRLEVDSLGLDAMDRRYLGMIADIYRGGPVGVETLAAGLSEPRDTIEEVIEPYLIQLGLVARTARGRCLNGPAWKHLGIEPPQGAQDGLFDQGSGAEI
- the ruvA gene encoding Holliday junction branch migration protein RuvA translates to MIAHLKGRLESSGADHAVIEVNGVGYLVGASVRTLETLGPVGEFVTVHTEMLVAEDSIRLMGFATAEERDWFRLLTSVQGVGARVALAILSVLAPDELHRAVAGGDKAMVARANGVGPKLAQRIVNELKDKVGAAAFGAGPAASAPAAGASADAVSALLNLGFRSAEASAAVKAAEDEAGAGASLDALVRLALRKAAK
- a CDS encoding DUF2312 domain-containing protein; this encodes MASMADENAGEGNVAADELRLLIERAERLEEEKKGISDDIKDVMAEAKSRGYDAKAIRKILAIRKKKKEEYQEEEAILETYMHALGML
- a CDS encoding DUF1244 domain-containing protein; amino-acid sequence: MADLKTLDDRIAADAFRRLVGHLRHRTDAENIDLMGLAGFCRNCLSDWIREASEKAGDPIDKATARRIIYGMPYAEWKAKHQGDATPEQLDRMKASMERNPSDAELDEALAASFPASDPPSMTDPAR
- a CDS encoding putative ABC exporter domain-containing protein, whose translation is MTGWLMRRLPAPSLAWLLLHEIRVGFRSRAKRTRLVVLRYVLLAGLIAFGIFTGYLLRATPIPENPTALVAALTAVILMFSFMVTQAMLGAQRTLYESGDLDLMLSAPIGARTVMLAKLLGIAATIMLSFAAFILSFILPIAVFGHPKLFGTIIVLVSCALVAASLGLGLTLLLARISGPRAARTVGQIVAGLLGGALFLASQLMNDHDDRESRMAVIFRHIRDSGVTDGWWGGLPGRATFGEPGPMLAMLAGAILVFVITGYLFQRWFVRGVQDAANHGGRGKVSRKGIARHFRPTLFGAVFRKESRLLLRDPAIAFSIVLRLVYLAPLMFVGFRSANGVPVSPMLSFLSVAIAGQLVGSFTWLAISAEDSPDLITIAPVEKALVDRAKLASALAIAAPIALILPIAILTETLLGAVVTVVFTGLGGVAAGGIELKFAKPADRKRFAQRRQGSILTRILTLIATGIIGLLSGAIVYFLP
- a CDS encoding heavy metal-binding domain-containing protein, whose protein sequence is MILTTTPSIEGRTIDRYHGVVTGEVIIGANIFRDLFAGIRDIVGGRSGGYERALGDAREEAFKELSAKATDLGGNAVVGIDIDYEVIGERGSMLMVSVSGTAVTAGG